The proteins below are encoded in one region of Limnochorda pilosa:
- a CDS encoding MFS transporter: MERVVRRLASPLPGREREFAVYWLATFLIDGAWGLTMPLLPVYLFETGMSLPAIGLVQALAGLAAFLSQGWIGTLSDRRASRHRYLILAVAATAPVTVALAHLRSPVLLALAVTANGLLMTTYVSMLYTSVSALGRPGTAGRTFSTYRISGSIGWSLTTLSLGWLLAWGGIRGSYLIAAGVYALVTLLLVLGLRRAAAPRPREAAVPAAGGGGTGGGPRTGRDRPPLEEMPDPRRILSHPELRLFYLAGGLFTFAQMSGIVYLPIYLRETLGVSDVLFGVLQAIPAMFEVPFMLGFGRSGDRWGTAVPLAVGYLGGVVRWAILPFLAAPAHLAAVQALQAFSFSAGEILTVSHLSERIGLAARGTAVGILASFQALGRVAAPFTAGLIGQAAGLRAVFFSASAALLAATILMQGSNLVERRTQRHVPCNPAPATAGGCAGKHGEGGE; encoded by the coding sequence ATGGAGCGGGTCGTTCGCCGTCTGGCCAGCCCCCTGCCGGGGCGCGAGCGGGAGTTCGCGGTCTACTGGCTGGCCACCTTCCTCATCGACGGCGCCTGGGGGCTCACCATGCCGCTCCTCCCCGTCTACCTCTTCGAGACGGGCATGAGCCTTCCGGCCATCGGGCTGGTGCAGGCGCTGGCGGGGCTGGCCGCCTTCCTCTCCCAGGGGTGGATCGGCACCCTCTCGGACCGCCGGGCCAGCCGGCACCGGTACCTGATCCTGGCCGTGGCGGCCACGGCACCGGTCACGGTGGCCCTGGCCCACCTGCGCTCGCCGGTCCTCCTGGCCCTGGCGGTGACGGCCAACGGCCTCCTCATGACCACCTACGTGAGCATGCTCTACACGTCGGTGAGCGCCCTGGGCCGCCCGGGCACCGCCGGCCGCACCTTCTCCACCTACCGCATCAGTGGCTCCATCGGCTGGAGCCTCACCACCCTCTCCCTGGGATGGCTCCTGGCTTGGGGTGGCATCCGGGGGAGCTACCTGATCGCCGCCGGGGTGTACGCCCTGGTGACCCTGCTCCTGGTCCTGGGGCTGCGGCGTGCCGCGGCCCCGCGCCCGCGGGAGGCAGCGGTGCCGGCGGCAGGGGGCGGCGGCACCGGAGGCGGCCCACGAACCGGCCGGGACCGGCCGCCCCTGGAGGAGATGCCGGACCCCAGGCGCATCCTCAGCCATCCCGAGCTTCGCCTGTTCTACCTGGCTGGCGGGCTCTTCACCTTCGCCCAGATGTCCGGCATCGTCTACCTGCCGATCTACCTGCGGGAGACCCTGGGTGTCAGCGACGTCCTCTTCGGCGTGCTCCAGGCCATCCCGGCCATGTTCGAGGTGCCCTTCATGCTGGGCTTCGGGCGTTCGGGCGACCGGTGGGGCACGGCGGTGCCGCTGGCCGTGGGGTACCTGGGCGGCGTGGTCCGCTGGGCGATCCTCCCCTTTCTCGCGGCGCCCGCGCACCTGGCGGCCGTCCAGGCGCTGCAGGCTTTCAGCTTCTCGGCCGGGGAGATCCTCACGGTGAGCCACCTCTCCGAGCGGATCGGGCTTGCGGCCCGGGGCACGGCCGTGGGGATCCTCGCCTCCTTCCAGGCCCTGGGACGGGTGGCGGCGCCCTTCACGGCGGGCCTGATCGGCCAGGCTGCAGGCCTTCGGGCGGTCTTCTTTTCGGCGTCGGCCGCGCTGCTGGCGGCCACGATCCTGATGCAGGGATCCAACCTGGTGGAGCGTCGCACCCAGAGGCACGTTCCCTGCAACCCGGCGCCGGCGACCGCCGGCGGCTGCGCCGGGAAGCACGGCGAAGGCGGGGAATAG
- a CDS encoding BamA/TamA family outer membrane protein, with the protein MDEREVAHVRRTGSAGGPRGLRLFLALWLAAILMVALGGAARAQAPVPVQPIIDADNGVLGAELFAGAGRAELFGGGGYGLFTGSFHYRAGVTLGALRHRLTMAYQDWPGSLVLGREGQTGASLRWTLNPTFGARVTLTGFQGRLWPLEAEGSQGPEVWLLSTEASYRLRLGGPWLLTPGLTSVWGRTLDSGTTFTSHLATARLRRGWTGLQVAGGTARSNGFPGCFWRLGGGGKVPLRGYPSEYRTGEWLLALSLEHRVPLPLDLRLAQLQLAFFADAGDALGPDRRWEDLNLAVGYGTGLVVATALGELHADLAWNTQGELTPAVWLSAPF; encoded by the coding sequence GTGGACGAGCGGGAGGTGGCGCACGTGAGGCGGACGGGGAGCGCAGGTGGGCCGAGGGGACTCCGTCTCTTCTTGGCCCTGTGGCTCGCGGCGATCCTGATGGTGGCCCTGGGGGGTGCCGCTCGGGCCCAGGCGCCGGTGCCGGTGCAGCCCATCATCGATGCGGACAACGGCGTGCTCGGGGCGGAGCTCTTCGCCGGCGCCGGCCGCGCCGAGCTTTTCGGCGGTGGCGGGTACGGCCTCTTCACCGGGAGCTTCCACTACCGGGCCGGCGTCACCCTGGGCGCCCTGCGCCACCGCCTCACCATGGCGTACCAGGACTGGCCGGGCAGCCTCGTGCTGGGGCGGGAGGGCCAAACGGGCGCCTCTCTTCGCTGGACCCTGAACCCCACCTTCGGCGCCAGGGTCACGCTCACCGGCTTCCAGGGCCGTCTTTGGCCGCTGGAAGCCGAGGGGTCCCAGGGGCCGGAGGTGTGGCTGCTGAGCACCGAGGCCTCGTACCGCCTGCGCCTGGGCGGCCCCTGGCTCCTTACGCCCGGCCTCACCTCGGTGTGGGGCCGTACCCTGGACTCGGGGACCACCTTCACCAGCCACCTGGCCACGGCGAGGCTGCGGCGGGGCTGGACCGGCCTGCAGGTGGCCGGCGGCACCGCCCGGAGCAACGGCTTCCCCGGCTGCTTCTGGCGCCTGGGCGGGGGCGGCAAGGTGCCGCTGCGGGGCTATCCGTCCGAGTATCGCACGGGCGAGTGGCTCCTGGCGCTGAGCCTCGAGCACCGGGTGCCCCTGCCCCTCGACCTGCGGTTGGCCCAGCTCCAGCTCGCCTTCTTCGCGGACGCGGGCGACGCCCTCGGGCCGGACCGCCGCTGGGAGGACCTGAACCTGGCCGTGGGCTACGGCACGGGCCTGGTGGTGGCCACGGCCCTGGGCGAGCTCCACGCGGACCTGGCCTGGAACACCCAGGGCGAGCTGACGCCGGCCGTCTGGCTGAGCGCCCCTTTCTAG
- a CDS encoding DUF3303 family protein translates to MSLFVVRHQHAAETCPARDPRMGAMLLDHLSPANAERFGIRIHGDGVLDGQHTLYLILDAPSEGRVNEFMQPFAQAGSLEVWPASACETVVERGGCG, encoded by the coding sequence ATGAGCCTGTTTGTCGTCCGGCACCAGCACGCCGCAGAGACGTGCCCCGCCAGAGATCCCCGGATGGGGGCGATGTTGCTTGATCACTTGTCGCCTGCGAACGCCGAGCGGTTCGGCATCCGGATTCACGGGGACGGCGTCCTCGACGGCCAGCACACCCTTTACCTCATCCTGGACGCCCCGAGTGAGGGCAGGGTGAACGAGTTCATGCAGCCCTTCGCCCAGGCGGGCAGCCTCGAGGTCTGGCCGGCCTCGGCTTGCGAAACGGTGGTGGAACGCGGGGGATGCGGTTGA
- a CDS encoding serine hydrolase domain-containing protein, whose amino-acid sequence MELDGGRLERAFGVVEHFVQEGSIPGAVILVGTPRDVHGPRAYGWASLQPMRRPMQEETLFDLASLTKVVATAALAWQLLDQGRIRLDDPVSLFLPGYGAHDRGPSREWKEQLTLRHLLTHTSGISGWEPLYRHPGSPADRLQQLLRYPLLQPPGERVVYSCLGYILLGWILEVVAGAPLDQLARERLYQPLGMEATGFVPAPDLRERAAATELAPDTGEVLQGVVHDENARFLGGVAGNAGLFGTARDLAAFALEVLKALRGEPALWSPAVVRLATRSLTPGKEEERGLGWQIHGGRPFSSAGDLFSPASFGHTGFTGTSLWIDPERELFAVLLTNRVHPSRDNQAHLRLRPLFHNAVAAAAVGGGAATG is encoded by the coding sequence GTGGAGCTGGACGGCGGCCGCTTGGAGCGGGCCTTCGGCGTGGTGGAGCACTTCGTGCAGGAGGGAAGCATCCCGGGAGCGGTCATCCTGGTGGGAACCCCCCGGGACGTGCACGGGCCCAGGGCGTACGGCTGGGCCTCCCTCCAGCCCATGCGCCGACCCATGCAAGAGGAGACCCTTTTCGACCTCGCCTCCCTCACCAAGGTGGTGGCGACCGCCGCCCTGGCCTGGCAGCTGCTGGACCAAGGGCGCATTCGCCTGGACGACCCGGTGAGCCTCTTCCTCCCCGGCTACGGCGCCCACGATCGCGGGCCCAGCCGCGAGTGGAAAGAGCAACTCACCCTCCGGCACCTCCTCACCCACACCTCGGGCATCTCGGGCTGGGAGCCCCTCTATCGACACCCCGGAAGCCCCGCCGACCGGCTCCAGCAGCTCCTGCGCTACCCGCTCCTCCAGCCGCCCGGCGAGCGGGTGGTCTACTCCTGCCTGGGATACATCCTACTGGGGTGGATCCTGGAGGTCGTGGCGGGGGCGCCTCTGGACCAGCTCGCCCGGGAGCGGCTCTACCAGCCGCTGGGCATGGAGGCGACCGGTTTCGTTCCGGCCCCCGACCTGAGGGAGCGGGCGGCGGCCACCGAGCTCGCCCCCGACACGGGGGAGGTCCTCCAGGGCGTGGTCCACGACGAGAACGCCCGCTTCCTGGGCGGGGTGGCGGGAAACGCAGGCCTCTTCGGCACCGCCCGGGACCTGGCCGCCTTCGCCCTCGAGGTGCTGAAGGCCCTGCGGGGCGAACCGGCCCTCTGGAGCCCCGCGGTGGTGCGGCTGGCCACCCGCAGCCTCACACCGGGGAAGGAAGAAGAGCGGGGCCTGGGCTGGCAGATCCACGGCGGCCGCCCCTTCTCCTCGGCAGGAGACCTCTTCAGCCCGGCCTCCTTCGGGCACACGGGCTTCACCGGTACCTCGCTCTGGATCGATCCCGAGCGGGAGCTCTTCGCCGTGCTCCTCACCAACCGGGTCCACCCCAGCCGCGACAACCAGGCCCACCTGCGCCTGCGGCCCCTCTTCCACAATGCGGTGGCCGCGGCGGCCGTGGGCGGAGGGGCGGCAACGGGCTGA
- a CDS encoding anhydro-N-acetylmuramic acid kinase, protein MTRGGRAGEGPPRLLLGMMVGTSCDGVSACLVESHGLGPERSAQVLRVGEEPFPEGLRQGIFGLYPPHRFSARRLLTLHLEVGRFLGEAARRLMEQAGLEPGQLHLVAFQGPILYHDPGAGQMELGEPALVAEATGAVTVNRLRAADAAAGGQGAPLSPYVDYLLFRHRDEGRAVQNLGGIANVTPLFAGIESHQVTAFDTGPANMVIDGVVSLVTGGRECFDRDGRRAARGRVDEALLAELLAHPYFRRPPPKTTGREAFGLPYARRLVARGTARGLGPDDLVATATALTAESLAQAYGRFIFPRGPMHRVILGGGGVRNPTLRGMIARALAREAAAAGRPAPVVESHADHGLPDEGREAITWAILADEGLHGVPANLPSVTGARHPARLGQVSWPPPRGRV, encoded by the coding sequence GTGACGAGAGGCGGCCGGGCGGGGGAGGGACCTCCCCGGCTCCTGCTGGGGATGATGGTGGGCACGTCCTGCGACGGGGTGAGCGCCTGCCTGGTGGAAAGCCACGGCCTGGGGCCCGAGCGGAGCGCGCAGGTGCTGCGGGTCGGCGAGGAGCCCTTTCCCGAGGGTCTCCGGCAGGGTATCTTCGGCCTCTACCCGCCGCACCGCTTCAGCGCCCGGCGCCTCCTGACCCTCCATCTGGAGGTGGGGCGCTTCCTGGGGGAGGCGGCCCGGCGGCTCATGGAGCAGGCCGGCCTCGAACCAGGCCAGCTCCACCTGGTGGCCTTCCAGGGGCCCATCCTCTATCACGACCCGGGCGCCGGCCAGATGGAGCTGGGTGAGCCGGCGCTGGTCGCCGAGGCCACCGGCGCGGTCACCGTCAACCGGCTCCGGGCGGCGGATGCGGCTGCGGGGGGCCAGGGCGCGCCCCTGAGCCCCTACGTGGACTACCTGCTCTTCCGGCACCGCGACGAGGGGCGGGCGGTGCAGAACCTGGGCGGGATTGCCAACGTCACGCCCCTCTTCGCCGGCATCGAGTCCCACCAGGTGACGGCCTTCGACACGGGGCCCGCCAACATGGTGATCGACGGGGTGGTGAGCCTGGTCACCGGCGGGCGGGAGTGCTTCGACCGCGACGGGCGCCGGGCCGCCCGGGGCCGGGTGGACGAGGCCCTGCTCGCGGAGCTCCTCGCCCACCCCTACTTCCGGCGCCCCCCGCCCAAGACCACCGGCCGGGAGGCCTTCGGGCTGCCCTACGCCCGGCGCCTGGTGGCCCGGGGCACGGCCAGGGGTCTGGGGCCGGACGACCTGGTGGCCACGGCCACGGCCCTCACGGCCGAGAGCCTCGCCCAGGCGTACGGCCGCTTCATCTTCCCCAGAGGGCCCATGCACAGGGTGATCCTGGGCGGCGGGGGCGTGCGGAACCCCACCCTGCGCGGGATGATCGCCCGCGCCCTGGCCCGGGAGGCGGCCGCCGCCGGTCGACCCGCGCCCGTGGTGGAGAGCCACGCGGACCACGGCCTCCCCGACGAGGGGCGGGAGGCCATCACCTGGGCCATCCTGGCCGACGAGGGGCTGCACGGGGTTCCGGCGAACCTCCCGTCGGTGACGGGCGCCCGCCACCCGGCCCGCCTGGGGCAGGTGAGCTGGCCCCCACCCCGAGGGCGCGTGTGA
- a CDS encoding MurR/RpiR family transcriptional regulator, whose translation MEPTTNQAPPGCLARIRASYSSLRPSERRVADFVLKQPERVTALSVTEMAARAQTSESTVVKLAQRLGYKGYQQLKMVLAGEVGSARTAEGRIYGEIRVGDSLADIKEKLIRSEMQGLQETLPLLDEESLARSQEAILGARRIHFYGVGASGMVALDAQHKFARIGLPAWAYVDPHQATAFASLLREGDVAIGISYSGNTLDVLEAIQTAGRAGATTVAITAQMGSPLARAAAITLVTGAVESPFRSGAMVSRICQLAVVDILFIAVAVRRPDESFASLERSHRAVEPRHGKTS comes from the coding sequence TTGGAGCCGACGACGAACCAGGCGCCGCCCGGGTGTCTGGCCCGGATCCGTGCCAGCTACTCGAGTTTGCGCCCGTCGGAGCGCCGGGTGGCCGACTTCGTACTCAAGCAGCCCGAACGGGTTACCGCCCTTTCGGTGACCGAGATGGCCGCCCGGGCCCAGACCAGCGAGTCCACGGTGGTGAAGCTTGCCCAGCGGTTGGGGTACAAGGGATACCAGCAGCTCAAGATGGTGCTGGCAGGTGAGGTGGGCTCCGCCCGGACGGCGGAGGGCCGGATCTACGGGGAGATCCGGGTGGGCGACAGCCTGGCCGACATCAAGGAGAAGCTGATCCGCTCGGAGATGCAGGGCCTGCAAGAGACGCTGCCGCTCCTGGACGAGGAGAGCTTGGCCCGGTCCCAGGAAGCGATCCTGGGCGCCCGCCGGATCCACTTCTACGGGGTCGGCGCCTCCGGCATGGTGGCCCTGGACGCACAGCACAAGTTCGCCCGCATCGGCCTGCCCGCCTGGGCCTACGTGGACCCGCACCAGGCCACCGCCTTCGCGAGCCTCCTGCGGGAGGGCGACGTGGCCATCGGCATCTCCTACTCGGGCAACACCCTGGACGTCCTGGAGGCGATCCAGACCGCGGGCCGGGCCGGCGCCACCACCGTCGCCATCACGGCCCAAATGGGATCGCCTCTGGCCCGGGCCGCTGCCATCACCCTGGTGACGGGAGCGGTGGAGTCCCCCTTCCGGAGCGGCGCCATGGTCTCCCGCATCTGCCAGCTGGCCGTGGTCGACATCCTCTTCATCGCCGTGGCCGTGCGCCGTCCCGACGAGTCCTTCGCGAGCCTCGAGCGGAGCCACCGGGCCGTGGAGCCCAGGCACGGGAAGACGTCCTAG